The Haloarchaeobius sp. HME9146 DNA segment AACCGGACGACGTGTTCGGACGGGTCCTGCCACCGGTGGTTGATGAGGGAGGTGCCCAGCACGCCGCGGCAGACGGCGGGATGTCCTCGGGTGTGCGGACCGAGGGCACCCCGGCTGCCGCCCGTGTGCTTGCTCTGGACGACGACGGGCACGTGACTGGGCGTGACGACGTGCTGGTGTCGGCAACGACTTCGACGGGATTCCAGGTCGAGACGACTGGTGTGAGTACCGGACGACGGAACACCGCGAGCGAGGTCAGGCCGGTGGTTTTCTACCGGGCGTGGCCGCACGAGGGAGAACTATGAACACGACTCTACGTCGATTCCAGGGAGACGACTGGCGAACCAATACTTGGTGGCAACGATGAGTGAGAGCCCGCTGACGGAGGCGAAGCGGTATCATCGGCAGTATATCGACGCTCTCGAGTCGTACAAGTCTCACGTCAACCAGAATCCAGGCGAGTACGCCCTCTTCAACGTCATACGGGACCTCATCGTCGGGACATCCTACAAGAAGGGTGGGTCGGACACCCGCGAGGCCGTGTACGAGCACCTCGGCGTCACCGAGACGATGGACGAATTGTCAAACGGATGGGTGGAACAACTCCAGAGTGAGGGAAAAGTCGATGACGACTTCGAGATAGTCTGGGGGCACGACTACGGGTTCAAGGACGCGTTCGCGCTGGACAAGCTTCCCTACGAATCTTCGAAGGACCCGTTCGACCGGGGGGCGCTCTCGAACACGTTCATCGAGTTCGGGAGGGAATTGTACGGAAAACAGCTAAAAGTGGAGGAAAAGGCACGCAGACTCGTTTCTTACATGAAGTTCGGGAAACCAGAGTACGGGGATGGTGCCTACCCGTACGGCCACTTCCTGGGAACACTCGACGAGACTGCCCTCAAAAACATGAACACGGTTCTCGGGGAATCCTTGACCGGTAAACAGCAGGATGGCTTGAAGACACTCGCAAAGCGGTTCGGAATCGACCCGACCCAGAGCATCTCGGCTATCAAATCCGACTTTCGCTCGGCCATCGGGTCGATGACATACAACGAGTTCTACGACGATTTCCTCCACGGAGACGGTGCCCGGGAGGAGAATCATGCTATCGACGAGGTCCTCAATGACACGGCACCCCGGTCGTTCACTGAACAGCTCAAGACGCTCCAGGCCCTCACCGATCGGCTCTTCGAGAGCCACACAGGGAAGATGTTCCTCGCAGAACAGTTCGAGAAGCAGTACCACTCCGCGCCCAGTTCAACCTCCCAACGTTACCAGAACTTCGCCATCTTCCCACCGAACCGAATCGTCGACCCAGCGTTCCTCAGCAGGGGAACCCCGGTCACCGACCCACATAGGGAACGACCGTTTCTTGTCAAAGAGGACCTCCCAAAGGGAGACTATTTCGAGAGACTAACCGGGAACACTTCCGGGAACCAGCAGTACGGTCCGATACTTGGGCCGGGAGAGCAGAGCCCATGGGGCCAGAAGGACGTGCTGGCATTCAACAAACTCGTCGCGACTTTCGTCCACGGAGGCTGGCACTACTACACTGCGTACAAGACCGTCACGTCGTGGGATGGTGACAAGCAGTACTTCGGAGAGACGAACGTGAACACACGAAAATCACACGTCGAGACGTTCGTCCAGGTGTACCTGTCTCGACTGATGAGCAACGATCAACTGCAGTCCGTCTATGACGGGATACTCTCGAAGCTCCGTAGCGGGAACGCCGAGTCGGGTGAATTGTACAAACTGGCGAAACAACTCGGCGTCTCCACGAACGGGAATCTGAAGCAGGTCTCGAACCGGCTGGAGACGGAGATACAGACCCTGAAATCGTCTCACGATATATACGACATCGGTTCAGGAGAGGCCAAGAAAATCACCGCAAGCGTCATGAGCTGGGGCTGGTCCCTCACCGATGGAACAGACTGGTTCGACGACGCGACGGCGACGGTCACCGCGTCGGGGAAAGTCGGCTTCAGCGTCGTCGGGCTCGTCAGCGCAGGCATCAAGACCTACGAGACGCTCCAATCACAATCCGGTGCTGGACAGAAGGCGATGGAGGTCGTCTCACTAGTCAACACAGTACGGGGCTTCGTCGCGGGGTTGGGTGCCATCGAGGACGTGACATCGTTGGTCTCGAAGGGAACACTGAGCGAGGCGAGCGCGGTCAAGATAGCTGGCAAGTTCGCCGTGGTTTTCAACCTCTACGAGACCATCAAGAACTTCTGTTACTCGTACTCGGAGTACCTCGACGGCGACTACGACCAGATGGCTGGCTACGCCATATTGGGAGCATCGGCGGGCTGCTTCACCTACGCATTCTTCGCGAGCAGTTCCGTCGGCTGGGTTCCCGGGTATGGACAGGCCGTCGTCCTTGGTACCGGCCTTCTTGCGGTCGGCGTACTGGCCTTGGCGTGGGCAACCGACTCAGATCTCGAAGAGTGGGTGAAATACTGTCACTTTGGAGATAGTTCGGAAGCGAACCAGACCAAAAACAACCTCAAAGCGAACGACTGGATCAACGATACGACACAACCGTACTTCGGATTCAAGTACCCCGATAACTATCTACAGCTGGCAAGTCCAGATGAGGAAGACGAGCTTCCCAAAGCCGTCGGGAGGGACTGGGATGAGAACTTCTTCGGACAGATATCGGCACTGGCGACGCTTGCTCGTCCAATCGGTCTCAACCAGAGCGATGCAGAACTCTACTGGGACGACGACAACCACAAGGGAGTGATCAAACTCAAACCCGATGCCGCCGCGTCGAAGAATTCGAAGGTGAGCCAGACCGGGTACATCGTCATCAGACCACTGAGTAAACAGTACACGGTGCAAGATGGGTCTCCCTACGTGGACTACGCGGACGATGACACGTACGTCGAGAACGCCGCGAGCAATGTGGATGATCTGAAAAAGGGAGTGCAAACCAAAGGGGCCCAACCACCGCTTCACCTGATACAGCTGTTTCCAGATAAATACGCGAACGAACCGGAGACGGAAACCCCCCTTCGGACCGGTGTTCGCGTCACACACACTATCAAAGAAATCGTCATCGTTGACGAGGACAACATCAAGCGCTGGAAAAGCGAACTTGAGCCGGTCACCGACCGGTCCGTGAACGTTTTCGGCTTCACCGAAGACACGATTACGACCAACTTCCATTACCCGTTTCTGGAGTTCATCTACCTCGAACACGAGCAAGCTCAGGAGATGATGAAGATGGACTCAGCAGCACGAGGGACGTTCCTCGATACGGTTCCGGCACCACGCGAGTTCAGATACATCGAGGAGACCATCTAAGATGAGCCAGAAATCAACTCAACCCTCCGGCGGCGGAACCGAATCGGTGCTAGCTCGAGAACTCACTCGGGTCGTTGAGCCAGTCATCGAAGCAACAGAATCTCCAGACGGCGTCGTCGACCTTCTCGACGGGGCAGGAATCGGGGAACTCCTCGTCGATGAGGAGGTCGAGAAGGTGGTCGAGGAGTTCGAACGGGACTTCGTCGAACCTGCGGAGACCATCATTAAGATAGTCGAGAATGGGTTCGGTGCCGATGACCTTGCGAAGGTCGGCGACCTCGTCGGGGCGGTCTCGACGCTGATAGAGTCAATCAAATCCCTCGACGAATTGGAGTTCGAGAGTCCGGACGTGAGCGAACTCGGCGATGCGTTGCTCGACCACCTCGTCGTGCGCTACCTCTACCTCTACAGACCACACGTCCACGACTTCCTGGCCATCGTCGGCGTCGTCACCGAAGGGTACGGCAGGGGCCAAGAGGAGATACAGTTGACCGGCATCGCCGAGGCGGTGCAAGACCCCAACACGGCAGCGAAGGAGACGCTCGGATGGGGGACCGACGCGTTACGGGACGAGCTGTTCCTCCGCTTCGTGGGGCACCTTGCGACCGAACAGGGCCTCACGAGCATCGTCGACGAAGCAGACGTGAACCAGTTGGATACACTCTCGTACGAGAAGACCACGCCGCCGACGTTTCCGAAGTCGGACGCGCCGACCCAGCTCGACACCACCCTCCTGGAACTTGTCGGCGACGGGTTCTCCTCGCGTGCTGGCGTGAAACTGACACCGATGCCGTTCAAGGAGGACGACCCCCTTGGTCTCCTCCTTCAGGCGTACGCGACAGGTGGGTTCAAGCAGTCACTGTCGCTCGGGAAGGACTGGACACTGACGACTGGTATCGAGACGAACCAGTCGGTCGGGTTCGCCGTCCGTCCGACCGGAGACGGAACCGAGTTCCAACTCGTCTCCGGGGCAGGCCTGACTGGGGATTACCACGCCGACGCCGCGCTTTCCTACGAACCCGAGTCCACCAGCGACAGCCCAGGAAAGGTTCTGCTTGGCGAACCCGATGGTTCATTCCTCGCACTGGGGTCTGTCTCCATCTCGACCGCACTCGACTACGATGGGGACTCCGGAACCGTCGCGGTCGAACTGCCCGCGTCCGGCTCAGTCCAGGTCCGCCCGAAAGGCGGCTTCTTGGAGAAAGTCCTGCCCGATGAAGTCGGGAGCGACTTCGACGTGACTGTCGGCTGGTCGACGCTCAAAGGGTTATACTTCGAAGGCGGTGCGACCCTGGAGGTGGCACTCCCGGTCCACCAGAAACTCGGCCCACTCGACATCAAGGAGATATTCCTCTCGCTCGGATTCGACGCAGAAACCGGCGAGATAACCGTCCAGGCGGCCGCATCCGCATCCGTCAAACTCGGGCCCATCGTCGGCACCGTCACCCGAATCGGCCTCGAAACGGACCTCTCGTTCCCCGAAAACAAGGACGGGAACATGGGCGTGGTCGACCTCGAACTCGGGTTCAAGCCACCCGAAGGGGTCGGCCTCGATATCGCTGCTGGGCCGGTCACGGGCGGTGGCTACCTCGACTTCGACCCGGAGAACGAGCGCTACGCCGGGACTGGCCAACTCACGGTCCCGAGTGGCCTGAGCATCTCGGTGGTCGGGCTCATCACGACCGAACTGCCCGATGGGTCGGACGGCTTCTCGATGATGCTCATCGTCGCGGGCGAGTTCGATGCCGTCCAGCTAGGCTTCGGCTTCACGCTGAACGGCGTCGGCGGGATGCTCGGCATCAACCGAAAGTTCCGGAAGAAACCACTGCAGGACGTTGTCAGGCAGGGCGAGCTCGACAGCGTGCTCTTCCCCGAAGACGTGGTGGAGAACGCCCAGCGCATCATCTCGGACGTGCGGGCTATCTTCCCGCCGACGCGGGGGACCCACGTGTTCGGGCCGATGCTCAAGATCGGCTGGGGAACACCCGCCATCATCGAGGCCTCTGTCGGTGTGGTTCTGGAGATTCCGAGCTTCCGCATCGCCATCCTCGGCAAGATCGAGATGGCACTCCCCAACCTCGAAATCGAGCGCCCCGAGGGGTTACCGGAAGAGGTGCCGTACCCACCCATCCAGATCAACCTCGACGTGGTGGGCATCATCGACATCCCCGGGAAGACGCTGTCGCTCGACGCCTCGCTGTACGACTCGCGCATCATGCAGTGGAAGATGTCGGGCGACATGGCGCTGCGCTCCTCGTGGGGCGATGATTCGAAGTTCCTGCTCTCCATCGGCGGGTTCAATCCCCGCTACGAGCAACCGGGCGGGTTCCCGAAGCTCGACCGCGTGAAGGTGAGTCTGGACGTGCCCGGTGGCCAACCGGTCATCGACTTCACGGGCTACCTCGCGGTCAGTTCGAACACGTTCCAGGTGGGCGCGCAGGTCAACGCCGAACTGGAGGTCGGCCCGCTTTCCATCTGGGGTGGCCTGGGCTTCGACGCGCTGTTCCGGTTCAACCCGTTCTCGTTCATCATCGATTTCTTCGCGCACTTCGGCGTAGCGTTCAAGGGCTGGGAACTGACCGTCGGCATCGACGGGACCATGTCCGGCCCGACGCCGTTCAACCTCCGGGGGAAGGCCAAGTTCTCGGTCGGCCCCTTCGACGTCTCGAAGCAGTTCGACGTGACGCTCGGGAAGGACGCGAAGACCAAGCAACTCCCCACGGCGGAGGTGCTGCCCGAACTCGTCGACGCGCTCTCGGAACCGAAGAACTGGGACGCCCAGTTGCCAGGTGACGGGAACGCTATCGCCACACTGCGGAGTGCGAAGAGCGCAGAGGCACGCGAGCAGGCTCGCCAGTCCGCCCAGGGCGGCAGTGGTGCCGGCGACGTCGAACCCGAGCAGCCGATCATCGCGCATCCGCTGGGGACGCTGACGGTTCGCCAGACCGTCGTCCCGCTGAACTACCACATCGAGAAGTTCGGGGAGGCGCGACCGACCACCTACGACGAGTTCCGCATCGCGGGTGTCACACTCGGCGGGGTCAGAGACCGCGACCGCCAGCCGGTCGACGAGGAGTTCGCACCCGCGGCATTCCGGAAGATGGACGACGCGAAGAAGCTGGAATCGGACGACTTCGTCGACCTGGAGGCCGGGACGACCGCCGGCGACATCGGGCTGGTCGTCGGTGGCGAGGGCGGCAGGGAGGACGTGACCGAGGCAGCGTTCACCTACGAGGAGGTCGTGTACGACGACGCGAGCGGCCACCGTGGCGAGAACCTCGCCGAGGTGGACGCTGGGCAGGCAGGGACGGCCCACACCGCGTTCACCGCGCACGAACTCTCGAAGGGTAAGCGCGGCGTCCAGCCCACCTCGGAGGGGCTGTTCGGCGTCGACGATGCGGACGCCAGCGACGGCGGCCTGTTCGGTGTCGGCGAGAACGACTACGTGGTCGTCGACGTGGACACGTTCGAGCCGGTCGTCACAGACTTCGTCGGCTTCGACGATGGCGGGGACGACGGTGACGGGCAATCCGACGAGTCAGAGACACGCGAATTCGCTGCCGTGGCCGACAGTAGCGAGGCCGAGCGCGTCCGGCCGGGGCTCCACGTGGGGACCTCGAAGGGCCGCGCACAGGTCGAACTGAAGCGCTTCGCCAGGGAGGCGGACGTGGACGAGAAACGGCTGCAGGTCGTTTCCGCGGCCAGTCTGGAGGGTTCCAGGTGATGATTCGACGACTACCATTCACGGCGGTGGCGAGCAGCAGTCTGGATACCGGGGCGGCCTGGGGCAACACCGGCGGTTCCGGAGGTGAAACCCATGGCGAGTGACCCCAGCGTCGGCGCTCGCTTCCGGTTCCTCCCGATGGTCCGCGAAGGGTTCCGGCCATCGACGCCGTTCGAGCGCGACCGCTCCTCGAACCCGATTCCGGGCCCGATGACCGTCGGCGTCGAGTTGACCCTGGCGGCCCGCGGGAAGGACGACGAGACCTGGGACCAGGAACCCGAGGCAATCGCGAACGGAGACCTCGACCGGCCGAGCCAGGACGTCCGGATGTACGGCCCCGGTGACGTCATCGGCATCGACCGCGAGCAGGTGAGCCGACTGGAGCCCGAGCCGGACAGCAACAGCTTCCCGCCGAACCTGTTCCCGATAATCGAGTTCAGCAGGCCGGACCTCCCGTGGCTGTTCAGCCCAGAGCGCGCCGACACGAGCGAAGGCGGCAAGTCACGGAACCGCCCCTGGCTCACGCTGGTCGTGGTTCCGAAGGACGCGAAGGGCGTCGAGGTTGCGGGTGCGGGGACGAACCCATTGCCCGTGCTGAAGGCCCCGACGAGCGAACTCCCACCGCTCGCGCAGTCCTGGGCGTGGGCACACGCGCAGGTGGTCGGTGACACCACCGCGGCGAGCAAGGTCGTTCGGGACCATCCCGAGCGCGCCGTCTCACGACTCGTCTGTCCGCGCAACCTGGAAGAGAACACGAAGTACATCGCAGCAGTCGTCCCGACGTTCGAGCCCGGGCGACGGGTCGGCCTCGGTCGGGCACCCTACGACGACAGCAAGGGTGACGAAGGGGCTGGCAAGTCCATCGACTTCTCGTGGACCGACGAGAGCGCGGACCCGGTCGAACTCCCGATATACCTCCACTGGGAGTTCCACAGCGGCGAGGGTGACTTCGAGCAACTCGCGAACCGGCTCGAGCCGGTGCGACTCTCGGACTCGGACGTGGGCCGTCGCGAGGTCGACGTGCGCGACCCGGGCCCCGACCGCCTCGGCCATCACGAGCCTGTCTACCAGACGGGCGCGCTGAAATCCCCGAGTCTGACGGTCGACGAGTTCCAGAACAAGGCAGAACTCGTCGAGCTGTTGAACCAGCCATACGAGCTGGCGAAACAACAGGACCTCCCGGTCGTCGGCGCGCCCCTCTACGGCCAGTGGCACGCCGACCGGAGAGAGCTCGATCCGGACGACGACTTCTGGTTCAGCGACCTCAACGAGTCCCTCCGGTACCGCATCGCCGCGGGGCTGGGTTCGGAGGTGGTCCGCGACCGGCAAGAGGACTACATGGCCCGCGCCTGGGACCAGGTCGGCGAACTCGACGCGATGAACCGGACGCTCGCGGGCGGGCAACTGGCCCGCGCCGCGAGTTCGCATATCCACGACCGACTGGTCGCCAGTGTCGGCCTGGCCGGCGAGAAGAACGCGGCCCGGCTCCTGCAGTTCACGCAGCCGCTTCACCGGACTATCGGGACGACGGTCGGAACCGACGCGGCGGAGGCGCTCCGGTCGTTCGACACCGAGTTCAGGCAGATGGCCGACCTGCCGGAGACGGTCCTGACGCCGACGTTCCGTCGGCTCTCGCGGCCGAACGGGCCACTCCTTCGGAACGCGAGCGTCTCGGCCCAGACTGGCGACGTGACCCCGACGTCGCTCGCCACCGACTTCGAGACGAAGCAGGTCACACCGGCAACCCTGAAGACCGAACTGCGGCCGCGGGTCACCACGATCGACGACCTCGCAAGCGCGCGGAGGCTCCCCGGAACCGGGTTCGGCGGTGGCTTCGACTTCGGACGAGATGCCGTGGACCTCGGCCCCATCATCGATGGGCCTATCGAAGGAATCGACGGGGTAGACGGTGGCCTGGGAGTCGGTACTGGCGGCGGAAACGGCGGGCTCGGGCCCATGTTCACCGGCGACTCGATGCCGACGTTCGGCGACACACCCGCGCTCGAGGAGGAGACGCTCCAGATGGACCCGACCAGAACCGACTCTGGAACGACCCAGTGGCAGTTCACCTCGGGCACGATGGAGACCGACCCGACCGGGCAGGCGACAGGCGCACCCAGCGATTGGCAGTTCCGACAGGGCTCGCTCGACCCGGACATCGCCAGACAGACCGCGGGCGCACCCGAGACCGTCCCGAACGACGGTATTTCCCTCCCTGGGGAGTCGCGCCAGACGCCCGCACAGTTCCCGACCGGAACCGACGTGGTCACGCCCGAACTCGCCCGCGTGGCCAGACTCGGGACGTGGGCACAGACCCTCCCCGACGTGGACATTCGGCGCATCGACCTCTCGGCGGTCACTCCCGCGAACCCGACTGCGTTCGCGGTCCGGAAGGTCGACGTGCAGGTCCAGAGCAGCATCGACCACGCGGGGACCGCGCTGTTCCAGATGCGCCAACTCTCGACCAACCTCGACACGGCCACCCGCGGGACCGGGACCGCGCCGCCACCGAAGACGGTCAGAGCCCACGCCGACGCGGTCAAGACCAACACCTTCCAGCCGCTGGTCCGGACGCTCGACAACCTGTTGAGCACGAACCCCGAGGCGACGCCGGCACAGGTCTCGGAGGACAAGAGTGGCTTCGTCGACGGCCTGCGCTCGGACCACGAGGCGGCTGTCGACAGTCTCGACGAGGTCATCAGGTCGCTCCAGCAGCAGGGACTCGACCCCTCGCGGGGCGACCTCGGACGGCCCGGGGGCCCGGACGGCCCGGACGGCGGCCCCGATTCCGTCGACGTGCCCGATCTGGTTCGCCGCGTCGACGCGGCTGCCGCGGAGATGCAGTCCGTGCTCGACAGACTGGAGCGCCTGCGAACCGCGCTCCGCCTCGGCCCCGAGGTCCTCACACCACCGTCGGGACTCGGGTCGGGAATCCAGTTCGGCGACTCCTACGACCGCTCCCAGCCGTCGAAGATACTCGACCACGTCGACCCCGACATCACGGTCACGTCGAACGTTCTGGGGGGCATCAAGGCCGCTGGCGGCCTCGCCGACGAACTCTCTGACCGCGAAGACCCAATCGAGCCGGTAGCGTGGGCCCCTCGCTTCCCCGACCCGATGGCCGAGGCGCTCGAAGCCATCTCACAGGAGTACCTCATGCCGGGCGTCGGAGACATCCCGCGGGACTCCATCGGCGCGCTATCGACGGACCCCGCGTTCGTCGAGGCCTTCGTCGCGGGCCTCAACCACGAGTTCTCCCGCGAGCTGCTCTGGCGGCGCTTCCCGACCGATAGAAAGGGCACCTACTTCGACACGTTCTGGGACAAGACGAGCAACCCGTTCTCGACGGCCGACGACCGCCCGGACGTGGCCCCCATGCACGAGTGGCAGAATCGGCTCGGGAAGAACGGCACCGGTGACGACGTCGCGACCTTCGAGGACGACCGGGAGGGCCGCGTCGTGCTGGTGCTCCGTGGCGAACTCTTGCGCCGCTTCCCGGACACCACCATCTACATGGTCCGGTCGAACCCGGACGACGACGAGGAGTCAGACCGCGAAGGGCGGTCACCGAAGCTCGAAGAGGTCGGCCACGTCACCAAGGAAGCCTACGAAAACGGCGAGGTGACAGGCGTCAAGTTCCCCATCTTCCAGGGGAAACTCGACCCCGACATCCGGTTCCTGGGCTTCGATCTCGCGCCGAGCGATGCCGTCGGCAATCCGGACGAGGACGACCCCGGCTGGTTCTTCGTCTTCGAGGAGCCGATGGGCGAGACACGGTTCGGCCTCGATGCCGGCGACGCCGGCCATCGAAAGTCCGTCCCCGCTGGTATCAGCGTCAGGGACGGCGATAGCCCGATCGAGACGGTGCCGGTCGACGTCGATGTCCTCAGGGAGCACGGCGACTCGCCGGCCTGGAACGGTCTCTCGTGGAACCACCTCGTCCCCTGGGAGAAAGAAGAGTCCGAGAAAGACGCCGACGACCTCGTCACCTACATCGACCTCTGGGACAGCCCGCCTGGCGCGGGTGGGAACGAGGCGGAGACCTGGAAGGTCCCGCAGAGCAAGGTGGACGCGTGGAAACAGGCAGGCGACGACGACGACACCAGTCCCGCCGAGGAGTACCCCAGCCTGGCAAACGCGTTCGCCGAGTGGGGCCGCAACAGCGCCCACATGGCACGCATCACCTGGCAACGCCCCGTCCGCGTGGCCATCCACGCCGACGACCTGCTCGCCCCGGAGGTGGACCAGTGATGGCGACCGATTCGACCCCACAGAACCCGATTTTCATGCAACAACGACAGACGACCCTGGGACTGCAGTGTTTCGAACAGCCGGCCGACCACGGGAACATGGATGACGGCGGCGATGCGGCAGTCGTCTCCCGGGAGGTCGCCGATGAGTAGTCAGTCCGTCGCCGAGGTGCGGGCCGACTTCCGGACCGCCGAGGACGAACTCACCAGGGCGAGCCATCTGCTCTCGACGGTCACCGAGTTCGCAGAAGCCCGGAAACACGGTGGCGACGCCGACCCGACACCGGTCGAACGGGCAGCCAGCCGTTTCCTCTCGCCAGGTCCCGGGCCAGCCCAGACCGCCCAGACCAGACGGTCAGAACTCGCCTACCTCACGAAACCACTCCTCGACCACGACGGGACCGCCCGTGACTTCTTCGCGGTCGCCCGTGCCTACGAATCGGCGGCCAACCGGACCGGGTCGGGCGAGGAATCCGTCACCCGGTTCATCGACCATCTGGAGCAGTTCGTGACGGGGACGACGGACCACGTTCCTCCCGCAGAGACGCTCGCGACGCTCGCCAACGCCGACGACCGGGCGATGGCCGGGCACCTCCGGGCAGTGATTTCGACGCTCGTGACCGCGGCTCGGGCCTGGCGCGACGAGGCTCAGGACCGCCTCAACGACCAGTACACAGAGACCGACGACGGCGACTACAAGCGCCAGTCGACGGGCACGATTCAGTCG contains these protein-coding regions:
- a CDS encoding DUF6603 domain-containing protein encodes the protein MSQKSTQPSGGGTESVLARELTRVVEPVIEATESPDGVVDLLDGAGIGELLVDEEVEKVVEEFERDFVEPAETIIKIVENGFGADDLAKVGDLVGAVSTLIESIKSLDELEFESPDVSELGDALLDHLVVRYLYLYRPHVHDFLAIVGVVTEGYGRGQEEIQLTGIAEAVQDPNTAAKETLGWGTDALRDELFLRFVGHLATEQGLTSIVDEADVNQLDTLSYEKTTPPTFPKSDAPTQLDTTLLELVGDGFSSRAGVKLTPMPFKEDDPLGLLLQAYATGGFKQSLSLGKDWTLTTGIETNQSVGFAVRPTGDGTEFQLVSGAGLTGDYHADAALSYEPESTSDSPGKVLLGEPDGSFLALGSVSISTALDYDGDSGTVAVELPASGSVQVRPKGGFLEKVLPDEVGSDFDVTVGWSTLKGLYFEGGATLEVALPVHQKLGPLDIKEIFLSLGFDAETGEITVQAAASASVKLGPIVGTVTRIGLETDLSFPENKDGNMGVVDLELGFKPPEGVGLDIAAGPVTGGGYLDFDPENERYAGTGQLTVPSGLSISVVGLITTELPDGSDGFSMMLIVAGEFDAVQLGFGFTLNGVGGMLGINRKFRKKPLQDVVRQGELDSVLFPEDVVENAQRIISDVRAIFPPTRGTHVFGPMLKIGWGTPAIIEASVGVVLEIPSFRIAILGKIEMALPNLEIERPEGLPEEVPYPPIQINLDVVGIIDIPGKTLSLDASLYDSRIMQWKMSGDMALRSSWGDDSKFLLSIGGFNPRYEQPGGFPKLDRVKVSLDVPGGQPVIDFTGYLAVSSNTFQVGAQVNAELEVGPLSIWGGLGFDALFRFNPFSFIIDFFAHFGVAFKGWELTVGIDGTMSGPTPFNLRGKAKFSVGPFDVSKQFDVTLGKDAKTKQLPTAEVLPELVDALSEPKNWDAQLPGDGNAIATLRSAKSAEAREQARQSAQGGSGAGDVEPEQPIIAHPLGTLTVRQTVVPLNYHIEKFGEARPTTYDEFRIAGVTLGGVRDRDRQPVDEEFAPAAFRKMDDAKKLESDDFVDLEAGTTAGDIGLVVGGEGGREDVTEAAFTYEEVVYDDASGHRGENLAEVDAGQAGTAHTAFTAHELSKGKRGVQPTSEGLFGVDDADASDGGLFGVGENDYVVVDVDTFEPVVTDFVGFDDGGDDGDGQSDESETREFAAVADSSEAERVRPGLHVGTSKGRAQVELKRFAREADVDEKRLQVVSAASLEGSR